A window of Haloarchaeobius litoreus contains these coding sequences:
- a CDS encoding Lrp/AsnC family transcriptional regulator produces the protein MDYRLDEIDKRILYHLALEARDTSAPDIAEEVNVSAGTIRNRINQLEERGIIRGYHADIDYELAEGMLTNRFKCTSAAADRAKLAKQILQIPGVVNIREIMTGKADLEIKAVGSDTRDLTRIGDAILELGVEIEDQDIIKREHFRPFQPYGPVETRHSPSITDFMSLAGDAEVVELTVREGAPITGTTLREANSDGLLEEGLLVVALERDGEVLTPHGETRLEPGDLITIFVHNGQSDRIESVFAPQEA, from the coding sequence ATGGACTATCGGCTGGATGAGATCGACAAGCGAATCCTCTATCATCTGGCTCTCGAGGCACGAGACACCTCTGCGCCGGACATCGCGGAGGAGGTGAACGTGTCCGCGGGGACGATCCGCAACCGGATCAACCAGCTAGAGGAGCGGGGAATCATCAGAGGATATCACGCCGATATCGACTACGAACTGGCAGAGGGGATGCTCACGAACCGCTTCAAGTGTACGAGTGCGGCAGCTGACCGGGCGAAGCTCGCGAAGCAGATCCTCCAGATTCCAGGTGTCGTGAACATCCGTGAGATCATGACCGGGAAGGCCGACCTGGAGATCAAGGCCGTCGGCAGCGACACCCGGGACCTCACACGTATCGGGGATGCGATCCTCGAACTGGGCGTGGAGATCGAGGACCAGGACATCATCAAGCGCGAACACTTCCGGCCGTTCCAGCCGTACGGGCCGGTCGAGACGCGGCACTCACCGTCGATCACCGATTTCATGAGCCTCGCCGGGGACGCCGAGGTCGTCGAACTCACGGTGCGCGAGGGGGCCCCGATCACGGGGACCACGCTTCGAGAGGCGAACTCAGATGGGCTCCTCGAGGAGGGCCTGCTCGTCGTCGCGCTCGAACGCGACGGTGAGGTCCTCACGCCACACGGTGAAACACGGCTCGAGCCGGGCGATCTCATCACCATCTTCGTCCACAACGGCCAGAGCGACCGGATCGAATCGGTGTTCGCTCCGCAAGAAGCCTGA
- a CDS encoding methylated-DNA--[protein]-cysteine S-methyltransferase — MHVSIFGSTVEIDESHIEEPPAVVREQVREYVRGTRRTFDLTVTRPEGVTGDVMATMTDIPYGETRTYGELAATLDTAPVAVGQACGRNPVPIVVPCHRVVGSDGGLRGYSGGDGVATKRRLLEFEQGTTQTRLSTES; from the coding sequence ATGCACGTCTCCATCTTCGGAAGCACCGTCGAGATCGACGAGAGCCACATCGAGGAACCACCCGCGGTCGTCCGCGAGCAGGTGCGCGAGTACGTACGAGGCACCCGCCGGACGTTCGACCTGACGGTCACCAGGCCCGAGGGCGTGACCGGCGACGTGATGGCCACGATGACCGACATCCCCTACGGCGAGACGCGCACGTACGGCGAGCTCGCTGCGACGCTCGACACCGCCCCCGTCGCCGTCGGCCAGGCGTGTGGGCGGAACCCCGTGCCGATAGTCGTCCCCTGCCACCGCGTCGTGGGGAGCGACGGCGGGCTCAGGGGCTACTCCGGCGGGGACGGCGTCGCCACCAAGCGTCGGCTGCTGGAGTTCGAGCAGGGAACGACGCAGACGCGGCTCTCGACGGAGTCGTAG
- a CDS encoding TrkH family potassium uptake protein, translated as MNGSYAPVGRDIGRMLQALAGLVLTSIPVSLVWGEYYVLPALTVAALVPLASGRLLTHVFRDASDPGKLHGMMVAAAGWFSVALFGSLPFFLIAWTIALDPMFLDPPTLSGRAASTVGAFRDPLNAVFESMSGFTGTGLTMTDDESALPRTLQWWRTFIEWIGGVGVIVLTTAILARPGSGSLTLYESEARSEKIHPSIVSTVRTIWWIFLLFTFVSILVLWLAGMPLWGAINHAMTGLATGGFSITDNSIATYDSAVIDFALIPVMILGSIAFPIHYLILQGDLKNLYTDLQTRWVFGFFGGGSVLLSAMVYTSGTYDSWFDAVRYGLFQFVSAMSCTGFQTAVDSTNVALGKWPAQAQLTVTFGMVVGAAAGSTVGGIKLIRLATLVKGIRHRITDVFVPDTAVRRLEIDDRRLTEEEANRELGEAAIIAVLWFVFLALTTFVLLLVLPESQYTLENVVFEVASAQGNVGLSSGITGPGMPAVGKLFFLFNMWIGRLEIIPVLVLLRALFTRGGLYR; from the coding sequence ATGAACGGGTCGTACGCGCCAGTTGGCCGTGATATCGGCCGTATGCTCCAGGCGCTCGCCGGACTGGTACTGACCTCGATCCCCGTCTCGCTGGTCTGGGGCGAGTACTACGTGCTACCCGCACTCACGGTTGCGGCACTCGTCCCGCTCGCGAGCGGTCGACTCCTCACCCACGTTTTTCGAGACGCGTCGGATCCGGGGAAGCTCCACGGCATGATGGTCGCAGCGGCGGGATGGTTCTCCGTCGCGCTGTTCGGCTCGCTGCCGTTCTTCCTGATCGCATGGACGATCGCTCTCGACCCGATGTTTCTGGATCCGCCGACACTGAGCGGCCGCGCCGCGTCGACGGTCGGCGCGTTCAGAGACCCGCTCAACGCGGTGTTCGAGTCGATGAGCGGGTTCACCGGGACCGGACTGACGATGACCGACGACGAGTCGGCACTCCCACGGACACTGCAGTGGTGGCGAACCTTCATCGAATGGATCGGTGGTGTCGGCGTCATCGTCCTGACGACCGCGATCCTCGCCCGACCGGGGAGCGGCTCGCTCACCCTCTACGAGAGCGAGGCCCGGTCGGAGAAGATCCACCCGAGCATCGTCTCGACGGTCCGGACCATCTGGTGGATCTTCCTGCTGTTCACGTTCGTCTCGATACTCGTCCTCTGGCTGGCCGGGATGCCGCTGTGGGGCGCGATCAACCACGCGATGACCGGCCTCGCCACCGGTGGGTTCTCCATCACGGACAACTCCATCGCGACGTACGACAGCGCCGTGATCGACTTCGCGCTGATTCCCGTGATGATCCTCGGCAGTATCGCCTTCCCCATCCACTATCTGATACTGCAGGGCGACCTGAAGAACCTCTACACCGACCTCCAGACGCGGTGGGTGTTCGGCTTCTTCGGGGGCGGCTCGGTGCTCCTCTCGGCGATGGTGTACACGAGCGGGACCTACGACTCCTGGTTCGACGCCGTGCGGTACGGGCTGTTCCAGTTCGTCTCCGCGATGTCCTGTACGGGGTTCCAGACCGCGGTCGACTCGACGAACGTCGCCCTCGGGAAGTGGCCGGCCCAGGCACAGTTGACCGTCACGTTCGGAATGGTCGTCGGGGCGGCCGCTGGCTCGACCGTCGGTGGCATCAAACTCATCCGACTCGCGACGCTCGTGAAGGGGATTCGCCACCGGATCACGGACGTGTTCGTCCCCGATACGGCGGTTCGGCGGCTCGAGATCGACGACAGGCGGCTCACCGAAGAGGAGGCGAACCGCGAACTGGGTGAGGCAGCCATCATCGCCGTCCTCTGGTTCGTGTTCCTCGCTCTGACGACGTTCGTGCTCCTGCTGGTGCTGCCCGAGAGCCAGTACACGCTGGAGAACGTCGTCTTCGAGGTCGCAAGCGCCCAGGGGAACGTCGGTCTCTCGTCCGGCATCACCGGTCCGGGGATGCCGGCCGTCGGGAAGCTCTTCTTCCTGTTCAACATGTGGATCGGTCGGCTGGAGATCATCCCCGTGCTCGTGCTGCTCAGGGCGTTGTTCACCCGCGGAGGGCTCTACCGATGA
- a CDS encoding universal stress protein: MSDSPDEQDRPSIGGSKGASKARTLYPIFQRESDTVLGIAGAIAASLDTQLLIGEVETGTDTASYETTRDVAETVLRAREHVAIDADVLGHSLTGPTPIEAIDTAATMFHVNIIVLGNDTSEQLEGLIAKRTGCDTVVVNGRFQRESVASILVPIAGGPHSGAAVNVASAVAAANDARLELVHILETTDSGAGREEAAELLETGAARVPESIDVDTRIIDEDDVTSEIIDESDHHDLTVIGAPRKGTLRRLIFGSKAAEIREQARNTVVMARKGSDPERSLFAGPLDR, from the coding sequence ATGAGTGACTCGCCAGACGAGCAGGACCGTCCGTCGATCGGTGGTTCGAAGGGCGCGTCGAAGGCGCGGACGCTGTACCCGATCTTTCAGCGGGAGTCCGACACCGTTCTCGGTATCGCGGGGGCGATTGCGGCGTCCCTGGACACCCAGCTCCTGATCGGTGAGGTCGAGACCGGGACCGACACTGCGTCGTACGAAACGACTCGTGACGTGGCGGAGACGGTCCTTCGTGCGCGGGAACACGTCGCGATAGACGCTGATGTGCTCGGCCATAGCCTCACGGGACCGACCCCCATCGAAGCAATCGATACGGCGGCGACGATGTTCCACGTCAACATCATCGTCCTGGGGAACGACACATCCGAGCAGTTGGAAGGCCTGATAGCCAAGCGTACAGGCTGTGATACGGTCGTCGTCAACGGGCGTTTTCAACGTGAATCGGTCGCCTCGATACTCGTTCCAATCGCTGGTGGCCCGCACTCCGGTGCCGCTGTGAACGTTGCCAGTGCGGTCGCTGCAGCCAACGATGCGCGGCTCGAACTCGTTCACATCCTCGAAACGACCGACTCCGGAGCGGGTCGAGAGGAAGCAGCGGAGCTTCTCGAAACGGGAGCAGCACGGGTTCCTGAGTCGATCGACGTGGATACCCGGATCATCGATGAAGACGATGTCACGTCGGAGATCATCGACGAATCCGATCATCACGATCTGACAGTTATCGGGGCACCACGGAAGGGAACGTTACGGCGGCTGATATTCGGGTCGAAAGCGGCCGAGATCCGTGAGCAGGCACGGAACACGGTCGTGATGGCTCGGAAGGGGTCCGACCCGGAGCGCAGCCTGTTCGCGGGGCCGCTCGACCGGTAG
- a CDS encoding potassium channel family protein has translation MYIIIVGAGDIGTPLIDIATRSGNEVVVIERDPDKADRVAGQNDCLVLNADATTKATISDAGGEQADAIISTTDQDATNIMVCLLAKEFDIPAILSVVHNPEHMGLFRQIGVNTMQNPQQLIAEYLYRAVARPAIVDFMRIGEEAEVFEIAVTPEAPIAGKTLNEAASSGLLDDEMLVVAIERNGEGHPLTPRGNTRIEAGDLLTVYSGVGADPEITDIFGHHEDRT, from the coding sequence ATGTACATCATCATCGTCGGCGCAGGAGATATCGGAACACCACTGATCGATATCGCGACCCGGTCGGGGAACGAGGTCGTCGTCATCGAGCGCGACCCCGACAAAGCCGACCGCGTCGCGGGCCAGAACGACTGCCTCGTCCTCAACGCCGACGCGACCACGAAGGCGACGATCAGCGACGCGGGCGGGGAGCAGGCCGACGCGATCATCTCGACGACCGACCAGGACGCGACGAACATCATGGTGTGTCTCCTCGCCAAAGAGTTCGACATTCCCGCCATCCTCTCCGTCGTCCACAACCCCGAGCACATGGGCCTGTTCCGCCAGATCGGCGTGAACACGATGCAGAACCCACAGCAGCTCATCGCGGAGTACCTGTACCGTGCGGTCGCCCGGCCAGCGATCGTCGACTTCATGCGGATCGGTGAGGAGGCGGAGGTGTTCGAGATTGCGGTGACGCCGGAGGCCCCCATCGCGGGGAAGACGCTGAACGAGGCCGCCAGCTCGGGGCTGCTCGACGACGAGATGCTCGTCGTGGCGATCGAGCGGAACGGCGAAGGTCACCCACTCACTCCACGGGGGAACACCCGGATCGAGGCTGGTGACCTCCTCACGGTGTACTCGGGTGTCGGGGCCGATCCGGAGATCACCGACATCTTCGGCCACCACGAGGACCGGACGTGA
- a CDS encoding universal stress protein: MAEMGEELFTNVLVPVASEDDARASIRAALPYLAAAGGTATLVHVIEKAGGAPDKASVEQREEYAAEIFDAAWEEADDALVELHREIIYGTDVAESIIDAGDELDASAIVFTPRGSSRWVKLLTGDVALGLVEHSDRPVIVLPDEA, encoded by the coding sequence GTGGCTGAGATGGGGGAGGAACTCTTCACGAACGTATTGGTACCAGTCGCCTCGGAGGACGATGCGAGGGCCTCAATTCGGGCGGCCCTGCCGTATCTCGCGGCCGCCGGCGGCACGGCGACCCTCGTCCACGTCATCGAGAAGGCCGGTGGGGCACCGGACAAAGCGTCGGTCGAACAACGGGAGGAATACGCAGCAGAGATATTCGATGCTGCGTGGGAGGAAGCGGACGACGCGCTCGTCGAACTCCACCGTGAGATCATCTACGGGACCGATGTCGCCGAGAGCATCATCGACGCCGGCGACGAACTCGACGCGAGCGCCATCGTGTTCACCCCCCGAGGGAGTAGCCGGTGGGTCAAACTGCTCACGGGTGACGTCGCACTCGGCCTGGTGGAGCACAGCGACCGCCCCGTAATCGTCCTTCCCGACGAAGCATGA